In Chaetodon auriga isolate fChaAug3 chromosome 7, fChaAug3.hap1, whole genome shotgun sequence, a genomic segment contains:
- the b3glcta gene encoding beta 3-glucosyltransferase a — MLSNKPHIGHKVAGCWIFLSLFHINFSAGSSGKGSQSQDDMHVIHNNQLDLREIVFVLQSQSNSFHVRQAERRRADLLKQAHSLTEKPPVVLLLHSLSDNEGDWSILPLLPYLSRSFGKNSSWIVFLEEETNVKMTKLIQVLAKFDKNKEWFLGKPLHDEESTIIHHYAFAENPSVFKYPDFAAAWVLSIPLVVRLANKVRDEPLKSDFTIDLKHEVALYIWDNGNGPHLTAVPELCTEPEDSPQTLSHCATTLSSKPPPCGEPVNKEDIFVAVKTCRKFHSERVPVIKKTWEKDALFLEYYSDHADPSIPTIDIGVPNTERGHCGKTFAILQRFLSSSVPHTKWLVVVDDDTLISLPRLQVLLSCYNPSEPVCLGERYGYGLSQGGYSYITGGGGMVFSREAVVRLLDSGCKCYSNDAPDDMVLGMCLNALGLPVTHSPLFHQARPEDYARDFLAHQVPISFHKHWNIDPVAVFNKWLKDDFVAKVSDGLNKSVKTEL; from the exons ACCTGCGGGAGATAGTGTTCGTCCTCCAGAGTCAAAGCAACTCCTTCCATGTGAGGCAGGCAGAAAGACGGAGAGCAGATTTACTGAAGCAGGCGCACAGTCTCACAGAG AAACCACCGGTGGTTTTGCTTCTTCACAGTTTATCAGATAATGAGGGAGACTGGAGTATCCTTCCCCTGCTGCCTTA CTTATCGCGCTCCTTCGGGAAAAACTCATCCTGGATTGTATTTCTGGAGGAAGAAACAAATGTGAAGATGACTAAGCTTATTCAAGTCCTGGCAAAATTTGACAAGAATAAA GAGTGGTTTCTCGGTAAGCCCCTCCATGACGAAGAGTCGACCATTATCCATCACTACGCCTTTGCAGAAAACCCCTCCGTCTTTAAATATCCTGACTTTGCTGCTGCTTGGGTCCTGAGCATCCCCCTTGTGGTTCG GCTTGCAAACAAAGTGAGAGATGAGCCACTTAAATCTGACTTCACCATTGACCTGAAACATGAG GTCGCCTTGTATATCTGGGACAATGGGAACGGTCCACATCTCACTGCCGTTCCTGAGCTGTGCACTGAGCCGGAGGACTCTCCTCAGACCCTCAGCCACTGTGCTACCACTCTGAGCAGCAAGCCTCCTCCATGT GGGGAGCCTGTAAATAAAGAAGATATATTTGTTGCTGTGAAAACGTGTAGGAAGTTTCACAGTGAAAGAG TTCCAGTGATAAAGAAGACTTGGGAAAAGGATGCCTTATTTTTAGAGTACTACAGTGACCACGCTGATCCTTCAATACCAACCATTGATATTGGAGTACCAAATACTGAAAGAG GCCACTGTGGGAAAACCTTCGCCATCCTTCAAAGATTTCTAAGCAGCTCTGTTCCACACACCAAGTGGCTCGTCGTCGTGGACGATGACACACTTATCAG CCTCCCCAGACTGCAAGTCTTGCTGAGCTGTTATAACCCCTCTGAACCAGTGTGTCTGGGAGAGAGGTACGGCTACGGCCTGAGCCAAGGCGGCTACAGCTACATcacaggaggtggagg tatGGTGTTCAGCAGGGAGGCTGTTGTCCGACTTCTTGACAGCGGCTGCAAGTGCTACAGCAATGATGCGCCGGATGACATGGTGCTGGGAATGTGCCTCAATGCTCTCGgacttcctgtcacacacagtcCACTCTTTCATCAG GCACGCCCAGAGGACTATGCCAGAGACTTCCTAGCTCACCAGGTGCCCATCTCTTTCCATAAACACTGGAACATCGACCCCGTTGCGGTTTTCAACAAATGGCTCAAGGATGACTTTGTGGCAAAAGTTTCAGATGGACTTAATAAGAGCGTTAAGACGGAGTTATAA